TGACACAACCCATCCAACCGGCGGGCAAAGGCTGGAGTAAAGGCCGCAGGCATATGCTGCACTAATAAAATGGGTAACGGATAGTTCGCCGGCAACTGCGTTAAGATCTTTTGTAGTGCCACGGGCCCACCGGTAGAGGTGCCAATAAGCAGCGCCTTATAGCGCTTGCCGCTGGCGCGTCCAGGTAGATTCACTTTACCGCATTCGGGAGTGTCGCTAACGCCTGCATGAGCTCTGGAGGCTGATATTGCTGCAGTTGTGTTTACCCGAGTCGTTGTTTGCACGCCAGCAGTAGTGCTAGCCCCAGTTCTAATCGCTACGTTAGGAGCTAGCCGGCGCTTACACAGCGACTTAACTCGTTGCTGCAGCAGATGTGCAGCCTGCTGATGATCGTTGGCTATCTCTTCAAACCGTTTCGGGAGAAAGTCCGCCGCGCCAGCCTCAAGTGCATCTAAGGTGGCTCGCGCCCCTTGGTAGGTTAACGATGAAAACATCAATACTGGTGTCGGGAGCTCGGCGTTAATCAACCGCACAGCCGTGATCCCATCCATAATCGGCATCTCAATGTCCATGGTGATGACATCGGGCCGATGAGTGCGTACCTTCTCTATCGCGTCACGGCCATTGGTGGCAGTGGCGATAACCTCAAGCTGGGGATCTTTATTCAAAATCTCCGCCACGCGGCGGCGGAAGAAACTTGAATCATCCACCACTAATACCTTTATCGCCATCCTGTTACTCAATCCTTGTTAACTTACGCTTAGCGTCGCCGAGCGTAATGTTTCAACATGCCCGGTACATCTAAGATCAGCGCAATGCCGCCGTTAGAAGTAATGGTCGAGCCAGCCATCCCTGGTACGTTTTGTAACATTGTGCCTAGTGGCTTAATCACCACTTCTTCTTGTCCTATTAACGCATCCACCACAAAGCCGACTAAAGTCGTACCAATGTGCACAATCACCACATGGCCATTGCCGATACGTTCTTCTCGGCCTGGGCCTTTACACAACCACTTATCCAAATAGAACAGCGGTATCGCTCGCTCGCGCACGGTAATAGAGAGTTGCCCATCCACCACGTTGGTGTTAGCCAGTTCCATATGGAAGATCTCTGAAACGCAAGACAGTGGTAACGCGAACACCTGCTCAGAAACCCGTACCATCAGCGTTGGCATAATCGCCAACGTCAACGGTACCTTAATCTCAACCAAGGTGCCGATACCGGGGGCCGAGTCCACTTCAACCGAGCCATTTAGCTGGGTAATGCGAGTTTTCACCACATCCATGCCAACACCACGGCCAGAAATATCGCTAATCTCTTGTTTGGTCGAGAAACCAGGGGCAAAGATAAGGTTATAGGCGTCTTTATCGGACATCCGATTAGCAGCATCGGTATCCAGCACACCGCGGTCGATGGCAATCTGCTTCAGCTTGTTGGCATTCATACCGCCGCCATCATCGCGAATGCACAGCAGGATATGATCTCCCTCCTGCGCCGCAGACAGCAAAATGGTGCCTTGGCGTGTCTTACCTGCGGCCTCACGCTCATTAGGCATCTCGATGCCGTGATCAATCGAGTTACGCACCAAGTGCACCAACGGATCCGCCAGTGCTTCCACTAGGTTCTTATCCAGATCGGTCTCTTCACCTTCCAGCTCTAACACAATCTCTTTCTTTAGCGAGCGCGCTAAATCGCGCACCACTCGAGGGAAACGGCCAAACACCTTTTTAATTGGCTGCATACGGGTTTTCATCACCCCGCCTTGCAGATCGCCGGTAACCATGTCCAAGCTGGCAAGTGCCTTGGACATCTCTTCGTCATCACGTTCAACCCCTAGGGTTAGCAAGCGATTTCGCACCAGCACCAACTCGCCGACCATATTCATGATCTCATCAAGGCGAGCGGTATCAACCCGAACGGTGGTTTCAGCTTGGGGCATATTAGACGCGGGCTTCTTGGCGGCAGGAGCCACTTTGGTGGTTGTTATAGGGCTTGCTGCAGCAATTTTTTCAGCGGTTGACGCCGCACTGGCTAACGACGCAGAAACGCCTTGCTCAGGCTTAGGCGATGGCATTGCTGACGCTTGTGGCGTCGTTACCTTTGGCACTGATGGTGTCTCTGGTGTTGGCGCATCGTCAGCCCCGTGAAGGTTATCCAACAACTGCTCAAACTCATCGTCGTCAATTAGCTCACTGCTTGGGGAATCGGCATTGCCACTAATATCAGGGTCGACGCTGAATTGCCCTTTACCGTGCAACTCATCGAGCAGTGACTCAAACTCATCATCACTGATATCGTCGCTTGACGTAGCCCCCGTTTCCTCGGTTGCTACGGTACCAAACTGATCTTTGCCATGCAGTTCATCGAGCAATGACTCGAACTCATCTGCCTTGATATCAATATCGCTATTAGCAGTAATTGTGGTTGCGTTAGAATCGGGCGCTTGGAATTGACCTTTACCGTGCAGACTATCAAGCAACGATTCAAATTCGTCGTCGCTGATGTCATCGTTATCACTTTGACTGTCTCCACCTAGGGCACTGAGCATATGCTGATATTCTTCGCTATTGAGGCTATCAATATCGCTGCCGTTAGATGCCGTTGGTGGCTCAGGTGACGTTGGTATTTGCTCGTTCTCAATCGCTGTAGCTATCATGGCTTCAGGGGTAGCAGGTGTCGCACCAATGGGCTCGCCCGCGGCGATACGGGCCATTAAACCGACAAGCTCTTGGTTTGCTAAGTTCGGCTCCTGCCCACTTTGAATGCAAATAAACATATCGTTTACTTCATCCAACGCCTGCAACACCACATCCATCAGTTCAGAGCTTACCGCTAACTGGCCGTTACGTAACAAATCAAACAAGTTTTCGGCACCGTGGCAGGTATCCACCATTGGGTTCAGGCTTAAAAAGCCTGCCCCCCCCTTCACGGTGTGAAAGCCACGAAAAATCGCATTAAGCAGATCCTTGTCAGTGGGGTTTTGCTCCAACTCCACTAACTGTGCTTGCAACTGTTCGATGATCTCTCCGGCTTCTACCAGAAAGTCTTGTAAAATTTCATCATCAAAGTCGAGCGCCATTGAAAACTCCCTAGAAGCCTAAGCTAGACAAAAGATCGTCGACTTCATCTTGGCCACTGACCACATCAACTCGATTTGTTGTCGAGACAATAGGCCCTTCAGCTTTAACCAAATCCTGTTGCTGTTCAGCTGGCTCTGGCTCGCCAAACACCGTTAACAGATCAACCAAACTCAACTCCACCTCTCGGACCAAATCGATCACTTTGCGGATAACTTGGCCGGTTAGATCTTGGAAGTCTTGCGCCAGCAACACCTGGTTTAATAACTCTTTCAACCGCTCCACATCATTATTGGAATCAGTCAATAGGGTTTCGACATCGTGGCACAGGGTCTTAAATTGATTTAGCTCTAATTCACGCCGCATCAGCTGTTCAAACCGAGGCTTAACCTGAGCCACTTTGGTTTGCATCGCTTGTGCCAATGGCAAACTTTCTTCTACCGCGTCCATTGTGCGGTTGGCCGCTTGTTCGGTCATTCCGATAACGTAATTCAGGCGTTCTTTCGCATCTGGGATATCGTGATTTGCCAATTCGGAAATACGATCATCCAGAGCAAAATCGGCCATTGAATTGTGCAGTTGGCGCGTCAATTTACCCACTTCATCAAACAGTTGTTGATTGAGTGGTTGGCTGATCTGACGACAATGTTGGTTAGCACCTTCAATGTCGTTTTGCTCTAATAGCAGCACCAATGCACGTGCATCATCTAGCGAAACAAGCGGTTGTTGTTCTGTCATGACAGACATCCTTGTATTAATTCAATCGCTCAAATACTTTTGCTAACTTTTCTTTCAAGGTGGCGGCGGTAAATGGTTTAACGATATAACCATTAACACCGGCTTGAGCAGCAGTGATGATCTGCTCGCGTTTGGCTTCGGCAGTCACCATCAATACTGGTAAGTGCTTCAGATTGTTATCGGCACGGATTGCACGCAACAGGTCAATCCCTTGCATACCTGGCATGTTCCAATCGGTTACCACAAAATCGAAGTCACCGTTTTGTAGCATTGGCAGTGCGGTTGAACCATCATCAGCTTCTTGGGTGTTATTAAAACCAAGATCTCGTAGCAAATTTTTGATGATCCGTCTCATTGTTGAAAAATCGTCAACAATGAGAATCTTCATATTCTTATCCAAAGTCCCCTCCAGGCGAGGCAAATCAATAAAATTGTGAAAAGTCAGTACACCGCAGTGCGCTGATAGTTAAATGGCTGGTTGAGTCCAGTCCTTTAGTTTTGATTTCAGCCGCACCATTGCTTGGCTGTGGATCTGACTGACCCGAGACTCACTTACGCTCAGTACGTGACCGATCTCTTTTAAGTTAAGTTCTTCGTCATAATAAAGTGATAACACTAACGCTTCGCGCTCTGGCATGGTCTTAATCGCTGCAACCAGAGCCTCTTTAAATCTTATATCAGCAACATTAGAAAAATTATCAACAGCATCGTCGTTCGGACCGATAACGTCCATTGGCGTGCCTAGATCTTCGATCCCGATCACCTTACCGCAGCTCACATCACGCACAATGTCGTGATAGTCCGGTAATGACATATTTAGATGCTGCGCAATCTCTACGTCACTTGGGTCTCGACCCAGTGCAGTTTCCAACTCTGAGATGGCATCATTAACCATACGGCCGTTGCGATGGACTGAACGCGGCGTCCAATCGCCACGACGAATCTCATCCAACATCGCCCCACGAATACGAATACCGGCAAAGGTTTCGAAGCTGGCACCTTTGGTGGCATCAAAGTTACCTGATGCCTCCAATAAACCGAGCATGCCCGCTTGCAGCAAGTCGTCTAACTGCACACTGGCTGGTAAACGCGCCAGCAGGTGATGTCCAATGCGCTTAACCAGTGGAGCATAACGGGTAACAATGACGGTTTTATTGTCTACTTGACCGTATCCAGCAAGCTTATTCACCGACTACCTCCGCATACATGTCATTGCGAACTAAGCGTTCAACAAAAAACTCAAGATGGCCGCTAGGCTCCTGCTTGATAGGCCACGATTTGACCTTATTGGCCAAGCCTTGATAAGCGATGGCAGCAGGGCTGCGCGGATAGGCTTCCACCACTACTTTTTGCTGCCGCACTGCCTTTCGCACGCTCTCATCAAACGGCACCGTAGCCACGAGTTCCAGGGCAACGTCGAGGAAACGGTCAGTCACCTTCGATAGCTTGGCAAACAGCTCTTTGCCTTCGCGTAGGTTGCGCACCATGTTGGCGACGATACGGAAGCGGAACACCCCATGCTCCCGCGACAACAGCTTAATCAAGGCATAGGCATCGGTGATGGAGGTCGGCTCATCACATACCACCACCACCACTTCCTGGGCAGCACGAGAGAAGCTCAGCACCATATCGGAGATCCCAGCAGCGGTATCAACAATCATGCAATCGAAGCTGCTTTCTAACTCGGAGAACGATTGGATCAAGGCGGCATGCTGGGCTTGGGTCAACTCGACCATACCCCGAGTTCCGGAAGCCGCCGGCACGATTTTGATGCCGTGCGGTCCTTCAATCAGTACCTCTTCCAAGCTGCATTCGCCAGACAGTACATGGGATAGGTTCTTGCGAGCCCGCACCCCAAGTAATACATCAACGTTGGCTAGGCCAAGGTCCGCATCCAGCACCAACACGCGCTCGCCTTGGGCTGCCATTGCGGTGGCAGTGTTGATGGATACGTTAGTTTTACCCACGCCCCCTTTGCCACCAGTCACCGCGATCACACGGGTCATCTGTTCCTGCTCCTGCTTCTGCGCCATCTTCCTTAGCCCACTCGCTTGATCATTCAAAAACCACTCAGTCATACATCCCCACTGCATTGTGCTGTTGAGATGGAGACAGGGGCACTGCTGCAACGTCTTCATCAGCTAAAGCGCGATTGGCCAAATAATGTGGATCCGCCGCGCGCAGATCTTCCGGAACTCGTTGTCCGTCGGTTAGATAAGAAACCGCTAAATTGTTTTGCAGTAACACGCTTAACACATCACCAATGTTATGGGCTTCGTCCAGCTTGGTAATGATACTGCCGGCCAAATCGATGCGGCGAAAACGTTCAACCGTTTCCTGAAGCACCTGATATTGCGCTGTCGACGACACCACCAAGTAGGGTTTGATCGGGATCCGCGATGAGCCGGTTAGCTGCTCTAGTTGCTGTACTAAGCGGATATCTCGCTGCCCCATGCCGGCGGTATCAACCAGCACCATGCGACGACTGCGGAGGCGATATAACACCTGCTCCAGCTCTTCCACCGTTGCAGCTCGCAATACTGGGCAGCCCATAATCTTACCGAAGGTAGTTAGCTGCTCTTGCGCGCCAATGCGGTAGTTGTCGGTGGTGACCAAGGCCACTTGGTCAACCCCAAATCGGGCCGCATAACGAGCGGCCAACTTAGCAATGGTGGTGGTTTTACCTACACCAGTTGGGCCAACCAAGGCGATAACACCGCCTTCATCCCACAAATTTTCACTGTCGCACTGCAATTGGTTAGCAACCACACTTGGCAACTGAGCTAACACCTCGTGGAGTTCTCCATCTTGTGGCAATAACTCAGCAAAGTGGGCCGCAACCTCACGGTGGAAGCCCAAGTCTCGAAGTTGCTCTTTGACCATGCTGCGGACAGGCTCAGTGCGGGCGGAATCTTGCTCCATCAAGTTCGACATCTGATGCTGCAACAACTGTCGAATCGATGACATCTCCTCCCGCATTGCAGTGATTTCTGCACTGGCAGAGGCCGCACGTGGTTTGCCGTTTCGAGATGTTACCGGGCTTGGCTTAGCTGCCGCTTTTACTGGCTTCGGTTGCTCCGGTTCAAACGCACGTTGAGCCCATTGTGGTAACGCCTGTTCTTGCTTGCTCAGTACCGACTGGGCCTGCTTTTGTTGGCGCCGCTGCTGCTGCCGCTCTAACAACGCTCGCAGACCATCGTTATCGGCATTGGGAGCAGAAGGTTTAGGGCCATTTGCCACTTGGCGACGACCGGATAGGCTCACTCGGTCTTCACCAATAGGACGCGCGCTATCGACCGCCGGTGTTTTCTCCGCTTGCGGGCTAGGAAGATTTGCCGGTGGAGCATCAAAGTCAACAGCAGCGACAATCTCAACGCCTCCGGTAACTTTCTTATTGGACATGATCACCGCTTCAGCACCGAGGACATCCTTCACCTCAGCTAATGCAGTCCGCATGTCTTTCGCGAAAAAGCGCTTTATTTTCACCTTATCTCTCCGAAACTAGGCCTATTGGCCTACCGATTGGACGATCTTAATCTGTTTGTCATCCGGGACCTCTTGGTAAGAGAGCACCCGCAATGCTGGGATGGTGTGCTTAACAAAGCGCGACAATGTTGTCCGCAATAAGCCAGAGGTTAATAACACCGCCGGTTCGCCTACCATCTCCTGTTTCTGAGCCGCTTCTCGAAGCGACTTTTGTAATCTTTCTGCTAGTCCAGGTTCTAAGCCGCCATTCTCGCCATTACTGGCTTGCAAAGACTGGTGCAGGATCTGTTCCAACTCTGGCGCCAAAGTAATAACGGGGATTTCATGCTCTGGGCCGTTGATCTCTTGGATAATTAGCCGTTTCATCGCGATCCGCGCTGCTGCCGTCAAGACGTCAGGATCTTGACTCTTAGGCCCGTACTCCACCAAGGTTTGCACCAACGTGCGGGTATCCCGAATTGGCACTCCTTCGTTAAGCAGGTTTTGCATCACCTTAACGATGATCCCCAGCGACAACACATCAGGCACCAGTCCCTCAACCAGTTTTGGAGTTTGCTTAGCCAAAATATCCAGTAGCTGCTGTGCTTCTTCGTAACCCAATAGTTGCGAGGCGTTGTTGCTTAACAGTTGCGATAAATGAGTAGCCACCACAGTGGAAGCATCCACCACGGTATAACCCAGTGTCTGCGCATAATCTCGTTGATTGGTGTTGATCCACACCGCTTCGAGCCCAAAGGCGGGATCGATGGTTGGTTGCCCTTCCAACTGGCCGAAAACTTGGCCTGGATTGATGGCCAGCTCGCCGTCGTGACGGATGTCAGCTTCACCCACCACAACTCCCATCAGACTGATGCGGTAGGTACTTGGGCCTAAATCGAGATTGTCACGAATGTGTACCGGCGGGATAAGGAAGCCGAACTCTTGCGACAGCTTCTTGCGCACCCCCTTAATCCGCGACAGCAGTTCGCCGTCTTGGCCTTTATCTACCAATGGGATTAACCGGTATCCTACCTCTAGGCCAATGATATCGACATGATTGACATCATCCCACACCAGCTCTTTCGGCTCCTTATTCATCACCTCAGTGCTGCTGCCACCATTGGCGTTAGTAACTGCTTGTTGCTGTTGCTCTTGTTGTTGACGCTTGTGACTCCACCAACTTAAAGCGGCAATCATCAACCCAAGTGAAAGAAATGCGATATGCGGCATGCCTGGAACTAGGCCCATTACGATCATCACACCAGCACAAATGGCCACCACTCGCGGGTTGGACAGCATCTGCCGCGACACCTCTTCACCCATCTTTTGCGATTCATTTTGACGGGTAATGATGATTGCAGCACCAATCGACAGCAGTAGCCCGGGGATCTGCGCCACCAAACCGTCACCAATAGTCAGTAGCGTGTAGATCTCAATCGCTTCACCGAATGGCAAACCATACTGAGCCATACCAATGATAAATCCGCCAATGATGTTGAGCGCGAGGATCATCAAACCAGCAATAGCATCGCCTTTGACAAACTTCGACGCACCATCCATCGATCCGTAGAAGTCCGCTTCACGGGCAACATCGGCACGGCGTTCACGGGCTTGTTCTTGGTTGATTAAACCGGAGTTTAGATCGGCGTCGATCGCCATCTGTTTGCCTGGCATCGCATCCAACGTAAAGCGGGCGCTCACTTCGGAGATCCGCCCTGCACCTTTAGTTACCACCACAAAGTTAATGATAACCAAGATTAAAAACACGACTAAACCAACGGCGTAGTTACCGCCAATCACCACCGAGCCAAAGGCTTCAATCACCTTACCGGCTGCGTCTGGGCCTTCGTGACCATGCAACAACACCAGTCGAGTCGAGGCCACGTTCAATGCCAAACGGAGTAAGGTGGCGACCAACAACACAGTAGGGAAGGCAGAAAAATCAAGCGGACGCAGGGTGTATACCGCCACCAGCAACACTACCAGCGAGAGGGCAATATTGAAGGTAAACAGCATATCCAGCAAAAACGCTGGCATCGGCAACGTCACCATCGCCAACGCGGCGAGAACAACCAGCGGAGTCGCGAGGCTTTGCAGGTGGTTTACTCGGTGCTGATAAAGCGAACCAAATATGGCTTTGAGATTCATAAACTGTCGTTGAATTGACGCATGGCCTGCTTTTGCAATAATTAGGCCACATGGCAACAAGTCTGTTATATATCAGCAACGCCTGCGCAAATATTATGCAGATGGCACGTTCAGCAAGATAATTAGCTTGGATCGATCTTCAATTCATCTGGAATCGGCAGTTCAGTTGGTAACGCTATCGGGCGACGACCACGCCCAGTCCGAAACTGTTTCAGCTGGAAAACATAAGCCAAGATCTGTGCCACCGCAGTAAACAACCCTTCCGGAATAGGCTTATCGAGATCGGTTGAATGGTAGATGGCTCGAGCAAGTGCCGGCGAAGAGATAACTGGGATCTCATATTCCCGCGCTATTTCACGGATCTTCAACGCAATTTCGTCGTTGCCTTTAGCAACCATCAACGGCGCGGCATTAACGGTGCGGTCGTACTTAATTGCCACCGAGTAGTGAGTTGGGTTAACGACTACCACGTCGGCCTTGGGCACTTCCGCCATCATCCGTCGTTGTGCCATCTCACGTTGCAATTGGCGAATACGTCCCTTTACCTCTGGCTTACCTTCGCTCTGTTTGTATTCATCCTTGATCTCCTGCTTGCTCATCTTCAATTGTTTATTGTGATTCCAGATTTGATAAGGCGCATCAATAATGACTATCAACAACAGCGAGCAGCACAGCAAAACAAATAGGCTCAATAACAATTCAAGTGCACTGCGAATAGCGCCTTCGGAGTTACCGCTAGAAAGTTTGAGAATGTCGTCAAAGTTGGCCGCAAGTAACAAGTAGGCGGTGGTGGCAATCACCAGAAATTTGGCTATCGACTTAACCAATTCAACCAAAGCCTGAACCCCAAACATCCGCTTAATGCCTTTGAGTGGGCTCATTTTATTGGCCTTCGGCGCGGCAGCACTCCAGCTAAAACTGAAACCACCTAAACCGATATTGCCAACAAAACCTGCGATGGTTAGGGCAATGATAAAACCGAGTACCGGCTCGGCGATATTGGCCAGCACACCGAAAAACATCTGGCCAAACTCAATGCCATCAAAGGCTTCTGCGCGGGACAGCTCAAACTGATTCTTGGCCACTTCCAGTATGGCGGTAGCAATGCCCTCCCCCATCGACATCATTGCTAAGGCGGCAGCAACCAACACGGCAGCGGTACCTAACTCTTTAGAGCGCGGGACTTGGCCTTTATTTTTGGCCTCCTCCCGCCTCTTGGGCGTCGCGTCTTCTGTCTTTTCCTGATCGTCAGCTGCCATGACTTACCTAAGGGATATCGCAGGTCAGTTGTAGTAAATCACAGATCACCTCTTGGCCTTGCTGCCAAGTCGCATAAAAGTGCGGCACGATGCCGCTCAGCGTCAGCCATAAAATAATCAGGCCTGACAACATGGTGACTGGGAAACCGATAGAGAAAATGTTGAGCTGTGGTGCCGCTCGGGTCATTACCCCGAAGGAAAAGTTAATCAACAGCAGGGCTGTCGCGGCAGAGAGTGAGATAGTCAATGCGTTGGCAAAGGTGAGTGCGACGAACTCTGATAGGCGCGGCAAACTGGTCCGCAGCAGTGGTTCGCCAATGGGCAATGTTTCAAAACTGACGAACAGCATCTTGATCATCAACAGGTGGCCGTCGACGCCAAAGAACATCAAGGTTGCCAACATCAAATAGAATTGGCCTACCAATGGCACCTGTTGGCCGTTGCTGGGGTCAACCATTGAGGCAAAACCAAGCGAGGTTTGCATACCGATAATCTGCCCTGCCAACACGAAAGTCGACATCACCAACACGCTAACAAATCCAACGACGAGGCCGATCAACACTTGTTGGGCGCCAACCAAAAATCCTTGCGGTGAGAACAACTCAATTGCCGGTGGGGTTGGCAATACCGGTGCCATCACTGCGGTGATAACCATTGCTAAGCCAAGCCGAATCGGTGTTGGTACCGTGCCACCGCCGATGGTGGTCATCACCATCAACATCGACGCCACTCGAAACAGCGGCCACAGGACCGAACGAAGCCAGTCGTAGATCACCGGCAGCGGCAACTCCATTAGCCAATCACCTGGGGGATCATATCCACAAGGTTAAAGAAAAAGTCCATCAACACCTGTACCACCCAGTGACCGATTATCATCATGGTAGTGAGGGTAACCAGCAAACGTGGCAGAAACGATAGGGTTTGTTCGTTGATCGAAGTGGCGGCTTGGAATACTGCCACCACTAAACCAATCAATAGGCCAGGCACGATAATCGCCGCAACCAGCATCACAATCACTTGCAACGCTTCGCGGAAGATCTCGACAAAGGCTTCAGGAGTCATCCGGTGCCCAACCCAAAGCTGACGGCTAGTGTTCCCATTACTAGGTTCCAGCCATCCACCAGTACAAACAGCATGATCTTAAATGGCAACGATACAATCATCGGCGACAGCATCATCATACCCATCGCCATCAGTACTGAAGCGACCACTAAGTCGATGACCAGAAACGGTACGAACAGCATGAAGCCGATCTGAAAGGCTGTTTTTAGCTCTGAAGTGACAAATGAGGGGATGATCACCGTCATCGGCAGATCTTCAACCGAATCGACGTCGACGTTGCCACTGATCTCAGCAAAGGTATTGAGATCGGTCATCCGTGTTTGCGACAACATAAAGGTTCTGATTGGCAACTTGGCATTTTCAAACGCCTCCATAGCACCTATCTCTTCAGCCATATAGGGCACTAGCGCATTGTCATAAACCTCATCCAGCACTGGCCGCATGATAAACAGACTCATAAATAGCGCTAAGCCTAACAACACCTGATTGGATGGCGTTGATTGTAAGCCTAAAGCTTGACGCAGAATCGCTAACACCACGATGATGCGAGTAAAGCTACTCATCAGCACCACCATCGCTGGCAAGAACGACATCACCGTCATCAGCATCAAGATCTGCAGGGTAACGGTGTACTCTTGCTGCCCTTGTTCGCCAGTTATCACCGACAGCGCCGGGATACCGACTTCAGCGCTGGCAAATGAAGGAAACAGCACCGCAGTAACCGCGATGAGCATTGCGATAGGCACGTCAGCTCTCCTGCTTATTCTTAAACTTATCCAACAAGGCACCAAATTGCGGTAACTCGGCGACGGGTAATGGCTCTTCTAAGGTAGTAAGCAAACGAGTTCCGGCTGCGCCGCTACTGAGCAGATGCTGTTGTTCACCAACCTGAACCACCAACAAGCGCTCTTTCGGGCCAAGCGGCAGCGTTGCCACCACCTTCATCGGCCCGTTACCGGCCACAGGTAACTGCAATCGTTTACTTAGCCAAGCGAGCAACAGGATCAGCGCCACAATGCCAACCAAGCTCCCCAGCATAGTGAGGTACGATTCCTGAGCTGAAAAAGGTTCGGCGCTGGCTGGCATCGCCACCAAAAGTAACAACAGCAAACGACTCATTTTAACTTCTTAATTCGTTCGGTTTGGCTGATGACATCAGTTAAACGAATACCGAACTTATCGTTTACCACCACCACTTCGCCATGGGCGATTAACGTGCCATTAACCATCACATCCAATGGTTCACCTGCTACACGGTCCAATTCCACGACTGAGCCTTGATTTAGCTGGAGAAGGTTACGAATGCTGATCTGACTGCGGCCAACCTCCATCGAAATGGTGACTGGAATGTCCAAGATGGTATCGAGCTTGCGACGTTCATCGGCAGAGATGTCACCGGGTTGATCAAATGATTCCAGCGCCACCGGTTCTACCTGCTGTTCTAGCGCAGCGGCCCACTCATCGGCTAAATCATCTTGGCTATTGGGATCGTCTATCATCTTCTA
The genomic region above belongs to Ferrimonas lipolytica and contains:
- the fliN gene encoding flagellar motor switch protein FliN, yielding MIDDPNSQDDLADEWAAALEQQVEPVALESFDQPGDISADERRKLDTILDIPVTISMEVGRSQISIRNLLQLNQGSVVELDRVAGEPLDVMVNGTLIAHGEVVVVNDKFGIRLTDVISQTERIKKLK